From Jeotgalibaca dankookensis, one genomic window encodes:
- a CDS encoding DUF4268 domain-containing protein has protein sequence MKGQEEMLFQYMEGSSKRFVIPVYQRNYDWQIEHCKRLYDDLIKVHRENRRSHFFGSIVSAKDDQLGMHEYLIIDGQQRLTTVSLLLLALYDLLEEGRIQTDRNKLTEKIRDEFLIDKYTEDETKIKLKPVKDDMQAYMALIDDINDPIKASNLTVNYNYFYNRILRQEIQPEELYDAFCRLQIISINLGRDDNPQLIFESLNSTGLDLSEGDKIRNYILMGVQPTKLQERFYEKYWHRIEKHTDYEVSAFTRDYLSIKTQATPAMKRVYLKFKDYVEMNPFANRETQENNAQKEFLLGDLLNYAKRYEILLKANSKIGELNSIIDRLNRFEATVTRPFLMEVIKHAEIGDSEGNRLNEADLIEIFKIVESYLFRRQMCDIPTNSLKSIFASLNNEIMRYDGTIEDYVEKLKYTLLGKTASRIYPDDQMFAEGLSTKHVYLMQSKNKKYIMERFENWGTKEVKDVWGLIEEGTYTIEHIMPQTLTTAWKDELGPDYETIYEEWNDKLANLTLTAYNSRYSNSSFEKKRDMENGFRHSGIRMNQTIAQYDKWTAKELEERNDRLVSQARNIWPMVETEYEPAEKVMDSITLADEISMTNRRISKISFQGTEQEVISWVEAYMEIISILHAENPVILHQLAVDSTGEPPRTFVSDQSEGNSNYAKLEDGIYLWVNTNTNTKLSFLRTLFEMYDVEEEELVFYLADTRKTEKQPSRWVIRDGFWKEALPIFREKTGQFKNVNPSRSNEKNTYIGYSGINIRTVANFDNIRIELNLGKNNKDENKAIFNYIQKEQAEIENKVKQLFVWDNNPENVTSKIYIEYNGLGIEDEADWQACIDLFVEGVNIINEHLVPLVEDYFVENS, from the coding sequence ATGAAGGGTCAAGAGGAGATGCTCTTTCAGTATATGGAGGGGTCATCCAAACGATTTGTGATTCCTGTCTATCAGAGGAACTATGATTGGCAGATTGAACATTGTAAACGATTATATGATGATTTGATAAAAGTTCATAGAGAAAATAGACGCAGCCATTTTTTTGGAAGTATTGTTTCAGCTAAAGACGATCAGTTAGGAATGCACGAATATCTAATTATAGACGGCCAGCAACGATTAACTACGGTATCTTTGTTGTTATTGGCTTTGTATGATTTACTAGAAGAAGGTCGAATTCAAACGGATCGGAATAAATTAACTGAAAAGATTAGAGACGAATTTTTGATTGATAAATATACAGAAGACGAGACAAAAATTAAATTAAAACCGGTTAAAGATGATATGCAGGCTTATATGGCACTAATTGATGATATTAATGATCCAATCAAGGCTTCGAATCTAACAGTTAACTATAATTATTTTTACAATCGGATTTTAAGGCAAGAAATACAACCAGAAGAATTATATGATGCATTTTGTCGCTTACAAATTATTAGTATTAACCTTGGACGAGATGATAATCCACAGTTGATTTTTGAAAGTCTGAATTCAACTGGGTTAGATTTAAGCGAAGGGGACAAAATCCGTAATTATATTTTAATGGGTGTGCAGCCAACGAAACTACAAGAAAGATTTTATGAAAAATATTGGCATAGGATTGAAAAACATACAGACTATGAGGTGAGTGCTTTTACAAGAGACTACTTAAGCATTAAGACCCAGGCCACGCCAGCAATGAAAAGAGTGTATTTGAAGTTTAAGGATTATGTGGAGATGAACCCTTTTGCTAATAGAGAAACCCAAGAAAACAATGCCCAGAAAGAATTTTTGTTGGGTGATTTACTCAATTATGCGAAACGCTATGAAATTTTATTAAAGGCAAATAGTAAAATAGGGGAACTAAATAGTATCATTGATCGCTTAAATCGATTTGAAGCAACAGTTACCCGACCATTTTTAATGGAAGTTATTAAACATGCAGAAATAGGGGACAGTGAAGGCAATCGATTAAATGAAGCAGACCTTATAGAAATCTTTAAAATAGTGGAGAGCTACCTATTTAGACGGCAAATGTGTGATATTCCAACCAACTCACTGAAAAGCATTTTTGCCTCTTTAAATAATGAGATTATGCGCTATGATGGGACGATTGAAGATTATGTCGAAAAATTAAAGTATACCTTATTGGGTAAAACAGCTAGTCGTATTTATCCAGATGATCAGATGTTTGCTGAAGGATTATCGACTAAACATGTATATTTAATGCAGTCGAAAAACAAGAAGTACATTATGGAGCGATTTGAAAACTGGGGTACAAAAGAAGTGAAAGATGTCTGGGGACTTATTGAAGAAGGAACTTATACAATTGAACACATAATGCCTCAAACTTTAACCACTGCATGGAAAGATGAATTAGGTCCAGACTATGAAACCATTTATGAAGAGTGGAATGATAAACTGGCAAACTTAACACTGACCGCTTACAACTCACGATATAGCAATAGTAGCTTTGAGAAGAAACGCGATATGGAAAACGGTTTTCGCCATAGTGGCATTCGGATGAATCAAACGATTGCTCAATATGATAAGTGGACAGCTAAAGAGTTAGAAGAGCGCAATGATCGCTTAGTAAGCCAGGCTAGGAATATTTGGCCAATGGTTGAAACAGAATATGAACCGGCTGAAAAAGTTATGGATTCTATTACACTAGCAGATGAAATCAGTATGACTAATAGACGAATCTCCAAGATTTCCTTCCAAGGAACTGAACAAGAGGTTATTAGTTGGGTTGAGGCCTATATGGAGATTATTTCCATATTGCATGCAGAAAATCCAGTTATTTTGCATCAGTTAGCAGTTGATTCTACAGGTGAGCCCCCCCGTACTTTTGTATCCGATCAAAGTGAAGGAAATTCAAATTATGCTAAGTTGGAAGACGGGATTTACTTATGGGTCAATACGAATACCAATACCAAGTTAAGTTTTTTACGAACTTTATTTGAGATGTACGATGTTGAAGAAGAAGAGTTGGTTTTCTATTTAGCCGATACTAGGAAGACAGAGAAGCAACCTTCAAGATGGGTTATCCGAGACGGCTTTTGGAAAGAAGCCTTACCCATTTTTCGAGAGAAGACAGGGCAGTTTAAAAATGTAAATCCTTCAAGATCCAATGAGAAAAACACTTATATTGGGTACTCAGGTATTAATATTCGAACCGTTGCAAACTTTGATAATATACGGATCGAATTAAATTTAGGAAAAAACAATAAAGATGAAAATAAGGCTATTTTTAATTATATTCAAAAAGAACAAGCAGAAATTGAAAACAAAGTAAAACAGCTCTTTGTATGGGACAATAACCCTGAGAATGTGACCTCTAAAATATATATTGAATATAATGGACTGGGTATTGAAGATGAAGCTGATTGGCAAGCATGTATTGATTTATTTGTTGAGGGAGTCAATATAATTAATGAGCATTTAGTTCCACTTGTAGAAGATTATTTTGTTGAAAATAGTTAG
- a CDS encoding HIRAN domain-containing protein, with amino-acid sequence MNNIQTLLVVWQEENSRSYYHIGTLSYYNGFYEFNYTSREKKGQLGDALEHGYVKHPLFPDPDKKYRSKKLFPAFNQRIPSSNRKDYDSILDELGLGQDANQMDILRATRGRLAGDSYSFEQPLRIEEDNRLSSRFFIHGMRYQNLPEDWYSIVTKNPTLYLKSEPNNEYDEYAVAIYTYRGFCLGYVPAFYSKAISSLIKQDLIPKIRVVRVNKQSDPHWWVQVDLECEVPHEMENEVEELLIAI; translated from the coding sequence ATGAATAATATTCAAACATTACTTGTGGTTTGGCAAGAAGAAAATAGTCGTTCTTATTACCATATCGGAACACTTTCTTATTACAATGGATTTTATGAATTTAATTATACATCAAGAGAAAAAAAAGGGCAGCTAGGTGATGCATTAGAGCATGGTTATGTGAAGCATCCTCTGTTTCCGGATCCGGATAAAAAATACCGTTCTAAGAAGCTGTTCCCAGCTTTTAACCAACGGATACCTTCATCGAATCGAAAAGATTATGATAGTATTTTAGATGAGTTGGGGTTAGGTCAAGATGCAAATCAAATGGATATTCTTCGAGCAACTCGAGGTCGTTTAGCCGGAGATTCGTATTCTTTTGAACAGCCATTACGTATTGAAGAAGATAATCGATTATCTTCACGTTTCTTTATACATGGTATGCGCTATCAAAACCTTCCTGAAGATTGGTATTCAATAGTTACGAAAAATCCGACACTTTATTTAAAATCTGAGCCAAATAATGAATACGATGAATATGCAGTAGCTATTTATACCTATAGAGGATTTTGTTTAGGTTATGTGCCTGCATTTTATAGTAAAGCGATTTCTTCTTTAATTAAACAAGATTTAATCCCTAAGATTCGAGTTGTGCGTGTCAATAAACAATCTGATCCGCATTGGTGGGTACAAGTTGATTTAGAGTGTGAAGTTCCTCATGAAATGGAGAATGAAGTAGAGGAATTACTGATTGCTATTTAA
- a CDS encoding HipA domain-containing protein, whose product MLRDVSKWVKTGHGGESTLPKEEIESPDNLQYLIKYPRPNGVSWEEVTELIAAKIGTIFGLEMMKVEIVTRNDERGCLLRNFLDEYGAKTFAEGGLLLGAHSTGYQELQNSKSKGMDLINEGFKVLERLDIWDSIKKVYIDMLIFDILIGNQDRHPYNWQIIYFEKDCRFSPIYDSGASLGFRFDDKKLHQIYTNSDQLNGYVRRTKVKAGVFEKITVRAHDLLEYIQIYYQSEFNNSIKKLKKFDLEQYRKEIESLDFLSVEQAKWLQVIIPHRQKMILQWIDEEDHHE is encoded by the coding sequence ATGCTAAGAGACGTATCAAAATGGGTGAAAACAGGACATGGTGGAGAGAGTACCTTACCGAAAGAAGAGATAGAGTCGCCTGACAACTTACAGTACCTGATTAAATACCCAAGGCCGAATGGTGTATCGTGGGAAGAAGTAACTGAACTTATTGCGGCTAAGATTGGAACAATTTTTGGATTAGAAATGATGAAGGTTGAGATAGTAACTCGTAATGACGAAAGAGGTTGCTTGCTTCGTAATTTTTTAGATGAATATGGTGCAAAGACCTTTGCTGAGGGTGGGCTTCTATTAGGTGCTCATTCTACAGGATATCAAGAGTTACAAAATTCCAAATCAAAAGGCATGGATTTAATTAATGAGGGATTCAAGGTGCTAGAAAGATTAGATATTTGGGATTCAATTAAAAAAGTTTATATTGATATGTTAATATTTGATATTTTGATTGGTAACCAAGATAGACATCCTTATAATTGGCAGATAATATATTTTGAAAAAGATTGTCGGTTTTCACCGATTTATGATAGTGGAGCATCTTTAGGTTTTCGATTTGATGATAAAAAATTGCATCAGATTTACACTAATTCTGACCAATTAAATGGGTATGTTAGAAGAACTAAGGTAAAAGCCGGAGTATTTGAAAAAATCACAGTCAGAGCTCATGATTTATTAGAATACATACAAATTTACTATCAGAGCGAGTTTAATAATAGTATAAAAAAATTAAAAAAATTTGATTTAGAGCAATATAGAAAAGAAATCGAATCGCTTGATTTTTTAAGTGTAGAGCAAGCAAAGTGGTTACAAGTCATTATTCCACACAGACAAAAAATGATTTTACAATGGATAGATGAGGAGGATCATCATGAATAA
- a CDS encoding DUF4357 domain-containing protein, with the protein MENIDCNSPSTAGWVVLGSSNNGWLVWKNILGPPIDIYREQVE; encoded by the coding sequence ATGGAGAATATTGATTGTAACTCACCATCTACAGCAGGATGGGTCGTCTTGGGAAGTTCAAATAATGGTTGGTTAGTTTGGAAAAATATTTTAGGGCCACCGATAGATATTTATAGAGAACAAGTAGAGTGA
- a CDS encoding ATP-dependent DNA helicase produces the protein MTIRRSISNKVYEITDRVIVDMKTQGFDRREGQVNVMYTVISAFESNENMLIEAGVGTGKSFGYLVPGILISYFTGKPLIVATSTIQLTEQLVKDIDTVRKLLTPYLKGRKVNSVIGKGKNNYPCICTVKNKIETTGKRIYVELLDKIEAGVDRQNPNGIPRKYWNEITKHECTSTKGFDRKNCYFYQMRAELTKQSIAKDIERIFDPRVLVINQDLLINHYKNIEIGRNPILHENPCLLIIDELHNLEEKTRTALTTRVDINSSLSALSQVKFYGEMQITELEIESLRKSIEKIYDSINREVKKEINKDDPLLINEKITISSRDVKIDDLIINIRDILTAFILNTEKKEYYSRNRYKSIENELENLLIFLQAYNNSNDNYIVWAEINNQEKGFFSIYYCPGDIGKTLKSNIFTEPIPTVGMSATITNNLNMESPYEYIIDSIGFDENKGSWEYSEESEFNYNKSNLFIPKTLPDQRNRNNNYYLSISELISNIISGCVGGCLVLFTSKYDMVNVHKKLINKVDDVIYLDDDNLTPKEILNDFEKTKGIILSAGSFWEGIDLKGELLTNLIVVRIPFPVPDPVIENKISRLGNRDDILVPEMIMKLKQGTGRLIRSKSDIGVVSILDSRLNLPYYKYKEIIYNELPFKNHIYEIEEVKKFQYDNKL, from the coding sequence ATGACAATACGAAGATCAATTAGTAACAAGGTCTATGAAATTACAGATAGAGTGATAGTCGATATGAAAACTCAAGGTTTTGACCGTAGAGAAGGACAAGTAAATGTAATGTATACTGTGATTTCTGCCTTTGAAAGTAACGAAAATATGTTGATTGAGGCAGGAGTTGGAACTGGAAAATCTTTTGGTTACCTTGTCCCTGGAATACTGATATCCTACTTTACTGGTAAACCTCTGATAGTAGCCACTTCGACTATACAATTAACTGAACAGCTAGTTAAAGATATTGATACCGTTAGAAAACTATTAACTCCTTATCTGAAGGGAAGAAAAGTTAATTCAGTTATTGGAAAAGGTAAAAACAATTACCCTTGTATCTGTACTGTGAAGAATAAAATCGAAACAACAGGTAAAAGAATATATGTTGAATTACTAGATAAGATTGAAGCAGGGGTGGACAGACAAAACCCGAATGGCATTCCAAGAAAATATTGGAATGAAATAACCAAACATGAATGTACATCTACAAAAGGTTTTGATAGAAAAAATTGTTATTTTTATCAAATGAGAGCAGAATTAACAAAACAATCTATTGCAAAAGATATTGAAAGGATATTTGATCCACGTGTATTAGTTATAAATCAAGATTTACTAATTAATCACTATAAAAATATAGAGATTGGAAGAAATCCTATATTGCATGAAAACCCATGCTTATTAATAATAGATGAATTACATAATTTAGAGGAAAAGACTAGAACTGCGCTAACAACTAGAGTTGATATAAATAGTTCTTTAAGTGCACTAAGTCAGGTTAAGTTTTATGGGGAAATGCAAATAACAGAGTTAGAGATAGAATCCCTTAGAAAATCAATAGAAAAAATTTATGATTCTATAAATCGTGAAGTTAAAAAAGAAATAAATAAAGATGATCCATTGTTAATCAATGAAAAAATAACTATTTCTTCACGAGATGTTAAGATAGATGATTTAATTATTAATATCCGAGATATCTTAACTGCATTTATATTAAATACTGAGAAAAAGGAATACTATAGTAGAAATAGATATAAAAGTATAGAAAATGAATTAGAAAATTTGTTAATTTTTCTACAAGCTTATAATAATTCAAATGATAATTACATTGTTTGGGCGGAAATTAATAATCAGGAGAAGGGTTTCTTTTCAATTTATTATTGTCCAGGAGACATAGGTAAAACCCTAAAATCTAATATATTTACTGAACCAATTCCAACTGTTGGAATGTCTGCAACGATTACTAACAATCTTAATATGGAAAGTCCATATGAATATATCATTGACAGTATTGGTTTTGATGAGAATAAAGGATCGTGGGAGTATTCGGAAGAATCTGAATTTAACTATAATAAGAGCAACCTCTTTATTCCAAAAACATTACCAGATCAGAGGAATAGAAATAATAATTACTATCTATCTATTTCAGAATTAATTTCTAATATAATTAGTGGATGTGTCGGCGGTTGTTTAGTTCTATTCACTTCAAAATATGATATGGTAAATGTTCATAAAAAGTTAATTAATAAAGTTGATGATGTAATATATCTAGATGATGATAATCTGACTCCTAAGGAAATATTAAATGACTTTGAAAAAACTAAAGGTATAATTTTAAGTGCTGGAAGTTTTTGGGAGGGAATTGATCTGAAAGGGGAGTTGTTAACAAATTTAATTGTTGTGAGAATACCATTTCCTGTACCAGATCCAGTTATTGAGAATAAAATAAGTAGATTAGGAAACCGAGATGATATTTTAGTTCCTGAAATGATTATGAAGTTAAAACAAGGCACTGGAAGATTGATTAGAAGCAAAAGTGATATTGGGGTAGTAAGCATCCTAGATTCACGTTTAAATTTGCCGTACTATAAGTATAAAGAGATTATATATAATGAACTACCCTTCAAAAATCACATTTATGAAATAGAAGAAGTCAAGAAATTTCAATATGATAATAAACTTTAA
- a CDS encoding Mrr restriction system protein, whose protein sequence is MDEYTNNERENLIMKAVIKSLTDLGGIEKRKEVKRNIYDNSTLIPEDYIDYTRKSKQTGNEYKPFDYQFNFAIKHLLLADFVRYPKRGEVELTEKGRKVNLETFDPLTEVRVISESAMEEESKKRIAKKKIKEPIQIEGEEVDDSEDVEEIWRDQLKEALKNMTPHKFEIFARGLMNRMGIELDKSIGIQATADGGLDGFGYITADDFRTTRVALQAKRWEGKVSSPEIDKFRGAMDKYNAEYGIFITTSDYPRSAIEASRIGTRVITLINGDDICDLVAKYEFYVSPVTTYELNDFYFEEE, encoded by the coding sequence ATGGATGAATATACAAATAATGAACGAGAAAACTTAATTATGAAAGCAGTTATAAAATCTTTGACTGACTTAGGAGGAATTGAGAAGCGTAAAGAAGTAAAACGTAATATATATGATAACTCTACACTTATTCCTGAAGATTATATAGATTACACTAGAAAATCAAAACAAACTGGAAATGAGTATAAACCATTTGATTATCAATTTAATTTTGCTATAAAACACTTGTTATTAGCTGATTTTGTAAGATATCCAAAAAGAGGTGAAGTTGAGCTAACAGAAAAAGGTCGAAAAGTTAACTTAGAAACTTTTGATCCTTTAACAGAAGTACGTGTCATTTCAGAATCAGCAATGGAAGAAGAGTCGAAAAAAAGAATAGCGAAAAAGAAAATTAAAGAACCGATACAGATTGAAGGAGAAGAAGTAGACGATTCAGAAGATGTAGAAGAGATATGGCGAGACCAACTTAAAGAAGCACTTAAGAATATGACTCCTCATAAATTTGAGATATTTGCTAGAGGCTTAATGAATCGAATGGGGATCGAATTAGATAAATCCATTGGTATTCAAGCTACAGCCGATGGTGGACTTGATGGATTTGGATACATAACTGCCGATGATTTTAGAACAACTCGTGTTGCACTTCAAGCAAAACGTTGGGAAGGCAAGGTAAGCTCTCCCGAAATCGATAAATTCCGTGGAGCAATGGATAAGTATAATGCAGAATACGGTATCTTCATAACGACGTCAGATTATCCTAGATCTGCGATTGAAGCATCGAGAATTGGAACACGTGTTATTACGTTGATTAATGGTGATGATATATGCGACTTAGTAGCTAAGTATGAATTTTATGTTTCTCCAGTAACTACGTATGAGCTAAACGATTTTTATTTTGAAGAAGAATAG
- a CDS encoding DEAD/DEAH box helicase family protein translates to MQTPNINTKARIIPKIYAYRTPSNLEKQGWFKIGYTERDVDRRIREQTHTAGITPEKLWDYVARFNDGYYFNDHDFHAYLVRKGIPRDSGTEWFNFENDVSKSKRMVSAFMLKEDIHELEGSVKSESYVLRQEQAEAVEMTAEYFKSRESGEFLWNAKPRFGKTLTTYDLIKKVEFSNILILTNRPAVGNSWVDDYEKFIKYDKEHNYHFVSDSPAIANRDILSRDEYQSKVVDSWNLKQIAFVSLQDLKGSAYFGGDYPKLRWVRDVDWDLVVIDEAHEAVETNKTKFALERIQTDYILHLSGTPFKQIAGDKFEPNQIFNWSYMDEQEAKANWDESETDEHNPYEELPTLNMYTYQMSNMIVEQIKQGADLDEETNVDYAFDLNEFFATDDRGNLIYEADVLNWLDSLTSNQKYPFSTPELRNELKHTLWLLNRVDSAKALANILRNHPVFENYEIVSVAGDGKLEQINGEVIEVDEENVDGRNSALERVKNAIANNDKTITLTVGQLTTGVTVPEWSGVLMLSNVKSPALYMQAGFRAQNPHKWPDRDADGNPVTYRKQNAYIFDFAPERTLDIIDEFANNLNSSTSSGGGTLEEREENIKRLLNFFPVIGEDTDGQMTELDAKQVLTLPKRIKSREVVRRGFMSNLLFNNIAGIFRSKKALDIINKFEKTEQGKLTTDKDKVDSKDVEDLNVDEEGNAFVEDEVVEEKRDRLFGDKIYERKEIEEILQPTDIGLTTNIQVREKLSDALSKELEPSFDKMRTEYGLTINQRKQKERAAKEKIDRATETFEAELKARQADRKAQLEDDGALENPEKVDEENKTFIEETYNDLKAKIEEIVLETTTEIIEEHEVKQEEKKKNTVEDDIRSNLRGFSRAIPSFIMAYGNEDLNLMNFDEYVSDEVFYDVTGVTLEEFIFLRDGGTYVDDEGEEQQFNGNLFNEVVFNESILEFLRKKSELSNYFEETEENIYDYIPPQNTNQIYTPKWVVQKMVQQLEDENPGIYDDSSKTFIDLYMKSGLYITEVIKRLYNSEVIKLEIPDDYDRLKHILENQVYGLAPTEIIYRIATSFIFSELTEGISQKNFALLDAYPYAENGTLEEKLDEVFE, encoded by the coding sequence ATGCAAACACCGAATATTAATACTAAGGCGCGTATTATTCCAAAAATTTATGCTTATCGAACACCAAGTAACCTGGAGAAACAGGGCTGGTTTAAAATTGGTTATACAGAAAGAGACGTAGATAGACGGATTCGTGAACAAACGCATACAGCCGGTATTACACCAGAAAAACTATGGGATTATGTTGCTCGTTTTAATGATGGTTATTATTTCAATGATCATGATTTCCATGCTTACTTGGTTCGTAAAGGTATCCCTAGAGATAGCGGAACTGAGTGGTTTAATTTTGAGAATGATGTAAGTAAATCAAAGCGAATGGTTTCTGCTTTTATGTTAAAAGAAGACATTCATGAGTTAGAAGGCTCTGTAAAATCTGAGAGTTACGTTCTAAGACAAGAACAAGCCGAAGCTGTTGAAATGACTGCTGAATATTTCAAAAGTCGTGAGTCAGGAGAGTTTTTGTGGAATGCTAAACCACGATTTGGAAAAACGCTAACTACTTATGACCTGATTAAAAAAGTGGAATTCTCAAACATTTTAATTCTGACAAATAGGCCAGCTGTTGGTAATTCTTGGGTAGATGATTATGAAAAGTTTATTAAGTACGACAAAGAGCATAATTACCACTTTGTAAGTGATAGTCCTGCGATTGCAAACAGAGATATACTGAGTCGCGACGAGTACCAAAGTAAAGTTGTAGATTCTTGGAATTTAAAGCAAATTGCTTTTGTAAGTTTACAGGATCTGAAGGGTTCTGCTTACTTTGGAGGAGATTATCCAAAATTGCGCTGGGTTAGAGATGTAGATTGGGACTTAGTGGTTATTGATGAGGCTCATGAGGCTGTTGAAACGAATAAAACTAAGTTTGCTTTAGAGAGAATTCAAACGGACTACATATTGCATCTTTCAGGAACACCATTTAAACAAATTGCTGGTGACAAATTTGAACCCAATCAAATATTTAACTGGTCTTATATGGATGAACAAGAAGCAAAAGCGAACTGGGATGAAAGTGAAACTGATGAACATAATCCATATGAAGAATTACCTACCTTAAACATGTATACATATCAAATGTCGAACATGATTGTTGAACAAATTAAACAAGGTGCAGATTTAGATGAAGAGACGAATGTGGATTATGCTTTTGATCTGAATGAATTTTTTGCTACTGATGATAGGGGCAATTTAATTTATGAAGCAGATGTCTTAAATTGGCTAGATTCTTTAACAAGTAATCAAAAATATCCATTTTCTACTCCAGAATTAAGAAATGAATTAAAGCATACTTTATGGTTGTTGAATAGAGTTGACAGTGCCAAAGCACTTGCTAATATTTTACGAAATCACCCTGTATTTGAGAACTATGAAATAGTCTCTGTTGCTGGGGATGGAAAACTCGAACAAATTAATGGAGAAGTAATAGAAGTCGATGAAGAAAATGTTGACGGGCGAAATAGTGCTTTGGAACGCGTAAAAAATGCTATAGCAAATAATGATAAAACAATTACTCTAACAGTTGGCCAATTGACAACAGGTGTAACAGTCCCTGAATGGTCAGGTGTTCTGATGTTAAGTAACGTGAAATCTCCCGCACTTTATATGCAAGCAGGGTTTCGTGCTCAAAACCCTCATAAATGGCCAGATAGAGATGCTGATGGTAATCCAGTGACCTATCGAAAACAAAATGCTTATATTTTTGACTTTGCCCCAGAGAGAACATTGGATATTATTGATGAGTTTGCAAATAATTTAAATAGTTCAACCTCTAGTGGAGGTGGAACACTAGAAGAACGTGAAGAAAATATAAAACGTTTACTAAACTTTTTTCCAGTCATTGGTGAAGATACTGACGGTCAAATGACTGAATTAGATGCAAAACAAGTCCTGACTTTACCAAAAAGAATAAAATCACGAGAGGTTGTTCGTCGTGGATTCATGAGTAACCTATTATTTAATAATATTGCGGGTATTTTCCGATCTAAAAAGGCCTTAGATATTATCAATAAGTTTGAAAAAACAGAGCAGGGTAAATTAACGACAGATAAAGATAAAGTAGATTCGAAAGATGTAGAAGATTTAAACGTAGATGAAGAAGGAAATGCATTTGTAGAAGATGAAGTTGTCGAAGAGAAAAGAGACAGACTTTTTGGTGACAAGATTTACGAGAGAAAAGAAATCGAGGAGATTCTTCAACCTACTGATATAGGTCTTACAACCAATATTCAAGTTCGAGAAAAGTTAAGTGATGCCCTAAGCAAAGAATTAGAACCTAGCTTTGATAAAATGCGTACGGAGTATGGGCTGACTATTAACCAACGGAAGCAAAAAGAGCGTGCTGCTAAAGAAAAGATTGATAGAGCAACTGAAACCTTTGAAGCAGAGTTAAAAGCACGTCAAGCAGACCGTAAAGCCCAATTAGAAGATGATGGTGCATTAGAAAATCCTGAAAAAGTTGATGAAGAAAACAAAACCTTTATTGAAGAAACCTATAATGACCTAAAAGCTAAAATAGAGGAAATAGTTTTAGAAACGACTACTGAAATCATAGAAGAACATGAAGTAAAACAAGAAGAGAAGAAAAAGAATACCGTAGAAGATGATATACGATCAAACTTACGTGGGTTTTCTAGAGCTATACCTAGTTTTATCATGGCATATGGGAATGAAGATTTAAATTTAATGAACTTTGATGAGTATGTTAGTGATGAAGTATTTTATGATGTTACAGGTGTTACATTAGAAGAGTTCATTTTCTTACGAGATGGTGGTACGTATGTTGATGATGAAGGTGAAGAACAACAGTTTAATGGTAACTTGTTTAACGAAGTAGTGTTTAATGAATCTATACTTGAATTTTTACGCAAGAAATCTGAGTTATCAAACTACTTTGAAGAAACTGAAGAAAATATTTATGATTATATTCCACCTCAAAATACCAATCAAATTTATACGCCTAAATGGGTTGTTCAAAAGATGGTACAACAATTAGAAGATGAAAATCCAGGTATTTATGATGATTCTTCTAAGACCTTTATTGATTTATATATGAAGTCAGGTTTATACATCACAGAAGTTATTAAAAGATTGTATAACAGTGAGGTAATTAAATTAGAGATTCCTGATGATTATGACCGTCTGAAACATATACTAGAGAATCAGGTGTATGGGTTAGCACCAACAGAGATTATTTATAGAATCGCGACAAGTTTTATCTTTAGCGAATTGACTGAGGGAATTAGCCAAAAGAACTTTGCGCTGTTAGATGCTTATCCATATGCAGAAAACGGAACTTTAGAAGAAAAATTAGATGAAGTATTTGAATAA